One candidate division WOR-3 bacterium genomic window, CGTAGGAGGAGTAGAAGGTGAAATCAGAAGAAAGATCATTCAGGATGATTTAATATACGGAATAATAGCTATACCACCCAAGATGTTTTATACCGTTCCTTTACCTGCTTCTTTATGGTTTATTAGAAAAACAAAGCCTGAACATATGAAGGGTAAAATCTTGTTTATTTATGCTAAAAAGATGTATAAGCCTATTTCAAGAAAGCAAAACATCTTTACCGAAGAGCACATAGCTAAAATTGTAGAAAAGTTTAGGATGTTTGAACGGAGCGAGCCAGAGGAAAAGATAAATGAAATAGGCTTTGCAAAGGTTGCCTCGATTGAAGAGGTTGCTAAAAATGGTTATGTTTTAACTCCGGGAAGGTATGTAGGAATAAAGCTTGATGAAGAGGATATATCTTTTGAAGAGAAAATGAGCCAATATTCAAAAGAGCTTTCAGAATTGCTAAGAAAAGAGGCAGAACTAACTGAAAAAATAAGAGAGGTGTTTAAAAACTTAGGATGGGAGGTATAGGGGGAATTTATGGTTAAAGAAATAAATTTAAAACCAGAAATTATAAAGGGATTAATAGATAATTCAGGATTTAATGAAGAAGAAGTTGCGAAAAAATCAAAAATTTCTTTAAAATCCTTAAAAGAAGGTAAACTTACTATCCCTCAATTAAAAAAACTTGCTAATGTTTTAAAAAGACCAATTGCCGCCTTTTTTTCAGATGAGATTCCATCCTTGCCAAAAACTCCAGATTATAGATTAAACAGAAATAAAAGAATTAATCCGGAGGTCTTTTTGGCTCAAAGAAAATTAACTTATTTATTAAAAAAATTGAAAGATTTAGGAATTGAAAAATCGATTATACCAACCTTTAAATCAAATATATCCCCTTTTCAGTTAGCTAAGGAATTTAGAAAATATTTAGGAATTGAACTGATAAAAAATCAAAAACCAAACATTATATTGAACAAATATAAAGAAATTATTGAGGATAAGATGAAATTTTTAATTATAGAATATCCATTAAAACCTGTAAGATCAGAAGTATCAGATGATGTTCGTGCTTTTAGTATTTATTATTCTGATTTAGGTGGTATAGTTTTAAATGAAACAGATCATCCATCTGTTAAGTTATTTTCTCTTTTTCATGAAGTATGTCATCTTTTAAAAAGAAATTCAGGAATATGCTCGTTAGAATATGAGGTAGAAAATGAGTATGAAGAAGAAAGTTTCTGTAATAAATTTTCTGCTGAATTTCTCGTTCCCTCAGATGATATAAAAAAAGAAATACAAAATTATACATTATGTGAAGAAACTACTTTAGAAAGTATTGGTGCTTTATCTAAAATTTATGGTGTAAGCAAACAAGTAGTCCTTCTTCGCCTTTTATATCTTGGTTTTTTAACAAGTGAACAATATTTTTTATTAAGGATGCAATTGGAAGAAAAAGAAAAAAAGCAATTTGGTCGTAGAAACTGGGAAGAGGTGTTTAAAAACCGCACAGGTAATTTGACAATAAGAGAAGTTAAAAAAGCTCTTCAACAAAATAAGATATCCTTTTATGAAGCACTCAATATCCTTGATGTAAAAACTAAATACGCAGAAAGGTTTTTATATGAGTAAAACAAAACAGCCAAGTTTATTTAATTTTAAAATTTATTGTATTGATACAAGTTCTATTATCAACCTTTTTCGTCATTCTGGATTACCTTATCCTCCTTATCATGCCGATATTTTTGAGGGATTATGGACAAAACTTGACCAAATTATCAAAAATGGAAATCTTATATCCCATATCACGGTCTTGAAAGAAATTTCTGAAAGAGATGATGACGCTAAAAGATGGTGTGAAAAATATAAGAGGATTTTTAGAGATATAGATTATTGTCAAATAAAAATGATAAATGAGATTCAAAAAAAGTATACAAAAGATGGCTGGGAAAGAGAGATAAGTAGAAAAGGACAAGAATGGGCTGACCCTTGGATTATTGCTTTAGCCATTTGTGAAGGCGCAATAATAGTTTCAGATGAAAAGAATTCTCCAGATAGAATACCTTATATTGCAAATCATATTGGAATTAACACTTTAAATCTAATGGATTTTTTTAAAGACATAGGTTTAAAATTAAAAATTTAGAGGTTTAAATTATGCTAAAGTTTCGCTGGGAGACGGCGTTTAAGGAAACGGAGATTGGGGGGATGTTATGATTAAGAAAATAAAGATACAAAACTTTCGTTCAATTAAAAATTTAGAAATACAACTTGGCAAAATTAATGCTTTTATAGGTCCAAACAATGCTGGAAAATCAAATATTATGAAGGCATTAGATTTAATTCTTGGTGAAACATATCCAACCATAAAATCATTTGATGATAAGGATTTTTATAAATATAACAAAAAGAATCCTATTCTAATTCAAGTATCTTTTGACCCGCCATTAAATCGCGATAGCAGAATTCATGGATTTAAATTAACTTATGATGGTAATAATTGTGAATATGTAGCTATTGATCAGAATTCTGAAAAGGTAATGAGGGTTTCAAATCAAATGAAGGAAGAAGTTGCTTTAATGTATTTATCCCTCGATCGGCAAGCTTCTCAACAGGTTAGGCCCTCACAATGGACACTATATGGAAAAGTGTTAAAATATTTAAATGCCCAAATTGAGCACCCAAAAAAAGAGGAATTCAAGAAATTGCTTGAAAATAGCTATAGAGATAATCTTTATTCATCAGTTGTTGAAGATTTTGAAAAAATTCTAAGGTCTCATGTTCAAAATCAAACTGGGTTAGATATTTTTCTTAAACTCTCTCTTATGGATCCCATGGAGGTTTTTAAAAATCTGCGTCCATATTTCAAAGAGGGGGACATAGAATATGACGCAGAAGATATGGGAGCAGGCACCCAAAGCGCCTTAGCTATTGCAATTGCACGGGTTTATGCAGACATAGTCCGGAAGCCTGTAATTATTGCTATTGAAGAACCAGAGCTTTACCTTCATCCTCATGGTTGCCGTCATTTTTATAAATTATTAAAGAACTTAGCAAATGATGGCTTACAAGTTATATATACAACCCATGAAAGGTCTTTTATAGATATTAGCAATTTTGAAAGCATTCATATTGTTAAAAAAGAAGGAGACGAAACTAAAGTATATTCTGGTATATCTTTTTCTATATCTTTTTCAGTGCCCTCTCAACTTGAACAAGTTAAGCTTGCTTCAAAATTTAATGAATATATCAATGAAGTATTTTTCGCTGACAAAGTCATTTTAGTAGAAGGATTTTCTGATAAAATAGCTTGCCAATTAGCATTAGAAAAATTAGGAATAGATATAGATTTAAAAAATATTTCAATTATTGAATGCGGAAGCAAAACTGCAATAGAACCCATTGCTCAGATTCTAAAGCATTTTAATATTAAAACTTATGCTTTATTAGATGCTGACGCAGAAACCGAAATTTTAAAATTGCAAGAGTTATTAGGAGAAGATAATGTTTTTGTTCAAAAGCCAGATTTAGAAGGAATGTTAGGTCGAGATAAGATAGGGTTAAACGCTAATGAGAAGCTTAATAAAGAAAAATCTTTAAGACTTTTACCTTTTTATTTCCAGAATATTCAGGAAAATGAACTCCCTCAAATTTATTTAGATCTTAAAAACAAGATAATAGGTAATATATGAAATTCCGCTGGGAGACTGAGTTTAAAGAAACGGAGATTGGGGAGATACCGAGGGATTGGGAAATTAAAAAAGCAACTGAATATGTTTATTTTATCAGAGGTATAGAACCAGGAAGCAAATCATACAAAAATTTTGGGAAGTATAGGTTTATAAGAGTAGGTAATTTGAGCGGGGAAAGAGAAGACGAAGTCTTTATAGATATTGAAGTCAATAATGAAAAAATTGCGAACAAAAACGATATTTTAATTTCATTTGATGGAACAGTTGGAATTGTAAGAAAAGGGCTAGAAGGCATTTTTTCTTCAGGAATAAGAAAAATTAAAATAAAACAAGAAAAAATGCAAGAATTGAATTATGAATTTTTGTACTGGTTCTTTAAATCAACTTTAAAGTATCAAATTTTTGGGTTTTCTGACGAAAAGACAACACTGGCACATGCAAGTGATAGTATTCCGTATTTAAAGATATTTCTTCCTCCTTTATCCGAACAATCACGCATTGCTACTGTCCTATCTTATTTTGATGATTTAATAGAAGTTAAGAAAAGGCAGAATGAGATTTTGGAAAAGACGGCGATAGCAATTTTCAAAAGCTGGTTTATTGATTTTGAGCCGTTTAGGGCTTGTCCCGAGCAAGAGCGAGGGAACTACGAGTTTGTGTATAATGAAGAATTGGGAAAAGAAATACCGAAGGGGTGGGAGGTTAAGAAAATAGGAGAAGTAGCTGATTTAAAAAATGGGCTATCATATAAAGGTAGCGAAAAGTTTAACGAACAAACACATAGAAGTTATATTTTTATAACTTTGAACAATATAATTGAAGGCGGTGGGTTTAAAACTGAATATACTTGGATCAAAAGCGAAAGAATAAAGAACCAGCACCTATTAAAAGAAGGCGATATAATATTTGCAAATACTGAGCAGACAAAAACGGGGAGACTTTTAGGATCACCGGCTTTTGTTATTTTCCCAACACAATATTCAAAATCAGTAGGGGTGTTTTCACATCATTTAACTAAAATTAACCCAAAAGACTTTAGAATGAAATACTTTTTTTATTTACTTTTTAGATTGTATCAGCAAGAATTTGCTCAATCATTTCACACCGGAACAGGCGTATGGGGGTTCGACCTTCAAAACTTTAAAACAAATTACTATATCCTTCTCCCCCCTCCCCACATCCTCCAATCCTTCCACTCACTCGTTGAGCCCCTATTTCAAAAAATCATCCTCAACCAAAAGCAAATAATGACCATAAGGAGAATTAGAGATACACTTCTTCCTTTGCTCGTTTTTGGTAAATTAAGGGTGGAGGAGTTGTAAAATGGCATACTTGACCGAAAATGAACTCGTAGAACAACCTGCAATAAATTGGTTTAAAGAAATTGGCTATTCATACATCCACGGCTCGGAACTTATACCCGATAACAAAGAAAGAGAATCCTATAGACATTGCGTCCTGAAAAGAAGATTTATTAGAGCGATCAAAAGGATAAACCCCCACCTTACCGATGAACTGACCGAACAGGTCTATAAAAAAGTTATTGAATTTGACCACCCCGACTTCATCATGAAAAGCAAAATTTTTTATGATCTTCTGACCAATGGGGTAAAACTTACCTTTAAAGAGGGAAGGGAAGAAAAGACGAAAATCATAAAATTATTGGACTTTGAAAATTTAGAAAACAACGAATTCCTCATAGCAAATCAGTTTAAAGTTGAGTATCAATTTGAAAAAGACATGTACAGAAAACCCGACCTCGTCGTGTTTATAAATGGCATCCCAATAGCTGTCTTTGAACTCAAAAGCTTTAACGCTAACGAAACCGCAAGAGATGCCTTTTTAGACCATAAAACGAAAATGAAAGATATACCCCAACTCTATGTTTATTCTCAAATCATCGTCGCCTCAGATGGCTACGAGACAAAATATGGCTCACCAACAAGTGACTGGGAGAGATTTTTTGTATGGGAGGGAATTTCAACCGATGACGACCTTGAAGTTAAAGAAATCACAAGCGGTTATTATAGATATCTTCACAACGGAAAAGAATTAACTTCACTTGAGGTCTTAATTAAAGGACTTTTTGATAA contains:
- a CDS encoding restriction endonuclease subunit S — encoded protein: MKFRWETEFKETEIGEIPRDWEIKKATEYVYFIRGIEPGSKSYKNFGKYRFIRVGNLSGEREDEVFIDIEVNNEKIANKNDILISFDGTVGIVRKGLEGIFSSGIRKIKIKQEKMQELNYEFLYWFFKSTLKYQIFGFSDEKTTLAHASDSIPYLKIFLPPLSEQSRIATVLSYFDDLIEVKKRQNEILEKTAIAIFKSWFIDFEPFRACPEQERGNYEFVYNEELGKEIPKGWEVKKIGEVADLKNGLSYKGSEKFNEQTHRSYIFITLNNIIEGGGFKTEYTWIKSERIKNQHLLKEGDIIFANTEQTKTGRLLGSPAFVIFPTQYSKSVGVFSHHLTKINPKDFRMKYFFYLLFRLYQQEFAQSFHTGTGVWGFDLQNFKTNYYILLPPPHILQSFHSLVEPLFQKIILNQKQIMTIRRIRDTLLPLLVFGKLRVEEL
- a CDS encoding AAA family ATPase produces the protein MIKKIKIQNFRSIKNLEIQLGKINAFIGPNNAGKSNIMKALDLILGETYPTIKSFDDKDFYKYNKKNPILIQVSFDPPLNRDSRIHGFKLTYDGNNCEYVAIDQNSEKVMRVSNQMKEEVALMYLSLDRQASQQVRPSQWTLYGKVLKYLNAQIEHPKKEEFKKLLENSYRDNLYSSVVEDFEKILRSHVQNQTGLDIFLKLSLMDPMEVFKNLRPYFKEGDIEYDAEDMGAGTQSALAIAIARVYADIVRKPVIIAIEEPELYLHPHGCRHFYKLLKNLANDGLQVIYTTHERSFIDISNFESIHIVKKEGDETKVYSGISFSISFSVPSQLEQVKLASKFNEYINEVFFADKVILVEGFSDKIACQLALEKLGIDIDLKNISIIECGSKTAIEPIAQILKHFNIKTYALLDADAETEILKLQELLGEDNVFVQKPDLEGMLGRDKIGLNANEKLNKEKSLRLLPFYFQNIQENELPQIYLDLKNKIIGNI
- a CDS encoding DUF4411 family protein; this translates as MSKTKQPSLFNFKIYCIDTSSIINLFRHSGLPYPPYHADIFEGLWTKLDQIIKNGNLISHITVLKEISERDDDAKRWCEKYKRIFRDIDYCQIKMINEIQKKYTKDGWEREISRKGQEWADPWIIALAICEGAIIVSDEKNSPDRIPYIANHIGINTLNLMDFFKDIGLKLKI
- a CDS encoding ImmA/IrrE family metallo-endopeptidase → MVKEINLKPEIIKGLIDNSGFNEEEVAKKSKISLKSLKEGKLTIPQLKKLANVLKRPIAAFFSDEIPSLPKTPDYRLNRNKRINPEVFLAQRKLTYLLKKLKDLGIEKSIIPTFKSNISPFQLAKEFRKYLGIELIKNQKPNIILNKYKEIIEDKMKFLIIEYPLKPVRSEVSDDVRAFSIYYSDLGGIVLNETDHPSVKLFSLFHEVCHLLKRNSGICSLEYEVENEYEEESFCNKFSAEFLVPSDDIKKEIQNYTLCEETTLESIGALSKIYGVSKQVVLLRLLYLGFLTSEQYFLLRMQLEEKEKKQFGRRNWEEVFKNRTGNLTIREVKKALQQNKISFYEALNILDVKTKYAERFLYE